Proteins encoded together in one Hevea brasiliensis isolate MT/VB/25A 57/8 chromosome 16, ASM3005281v1, whole genome shotgun sequence window:
- the LOC110634411 gene encoding TPR repeat-containing thioredoxin TTL1, translating to MANYPMEHQLGCGLMAGIFHRRSFWQRKTSVYSLPVESSNNIFKENPAVHISKRQRSKSEAAILASNLVKQLPELGQKLTTRNSLIAPRTSSSRQKSEGRKSTDAARNSTSSSSSGQIKLSQTNAAKLRRKSISDSRELSMIVSTNNQQSKDSRTLVRATSSNVMLSGDLGNLRLLGNGNIAGNNSPNATTKTADFPHRNFQEASSTPRTRHSYGKLGGNGVMGNIVRQSSGEFRQCQSLTSKMDPEVLKNIGNEKYKQGRCEEALAFYDRAIALDSSKATYRSNRSAALIGLGRLIEAVAECKEAIRLDPSYQRAHRRLATLYIRIGEAEKALHHYEQSGNSADSEDIAQVQALQKHLNRCIQARNLKEWNTLVKETDCAISSGADSSPRVYAMQAEALLRLHRHEEAYRAYRRAPNFSFDSCTKCFGLAGTSHFLIGAQVYMAAGRFEDAIAAAQQAAQLDPSNREVSTVLKTARAVASARLSGNLLYNASKFSEACAAYSEGLQYDPDNSILLCNRAACRSKLNQFEKAVEDCTAALRIQPNYCKARLRRAHCNAKLERWEASIQDYETLIRESPADEEVGRALFEAKIQLKKQRGEDTKGMKFGSNLVFISSNERFRYFVTSPGMSVVLFCNKENHKQVLELMEQVCKRFPSVNFLKVEVEDHPDLAKSESVTSLPSFKIYKNGLRVKEIPGNNCELLEKSVKLYSS from the exons ATGGCTAATTATCCCATGGAGCACCAACTGGGTTGTGGCCTAATGGCAGGGATTTTCCATCGCCGGAGCTTCTGGCAACGGAAAACATCTGTTTATTCATTGCCTGTAGAGAGCAGCAACAATATCTTCAAGGAAAATCCTGCTGTCCATATTTCCAAGAGGCAGAGAAGCAAATCTGAAGCTGCCATTCTTGCCTCCAATCTGGTTAAACAATTGCCAGAATTAGGCCAAAAACTTACCACGAGGAATAGTTTGATTGCTCCAAGAACCTCATCTTCACGTCAGAAGAGTGAAGGTAGAAAATCCACCGATGCTGCAAGAAACTCAACATCATCCTCGAGTTCGGGCCAAATAAAATTGTCACAGACCAATGCGGCAAAGCTAAGGAGAAAATCCATAAGTGACTCCAGAGAGCTTAGCATGATCGTCTCGACTAATAATCAACAATCCAAAGATAGCAGAACCCTGGTTCGAGCTACTTCGAGCAATGTGATGCTATCAGGCGACTTGGGTAACTTGAGGCTGCTGGGAAATGGGAATATTGCAGGTAACAATAGTCCTAACGCCACTACAAAGACTGCAGATTTCCCTCATAGGAATTTTCAAGAAGCAAGCTCCACTCCCAGAACTAGACATAGTTATGGCAAACTTGGTGGAAATGGTGTTATGGGGAACATTGTGCGGCAGTCTAGCGGCGAGTTTCGACAATGCCAAAGCCTGACAAGTAAAATGGATCCCGAGGTTTTGAAGAATATAGGTAATGAGAAGTACAAGCAGGGAAGATGTGAAGAGGCCTTAGCTTTTTATGATCGAGCAATTGCTCTCGATTCGAGTAAGGCAACATATCGGAGCAATAGAAGTGCTGCTTTGATAGGCTTAGGCCGTCTTATAGAAGCTGTCGCCGAGTGCAAAGAAGCTATTAGGCTTGATCCTTCCTATCAAAGAGCACATCGCCGTTTGGCGACACTATATATCAG AATAGGAGAAGCGGAGAAAGCATTGCATCACTACGAACAATCAGGCAACTCTGCTGACTCAGAAGACATTGCTCAAGTTCAGGCCTTGCAAAAGCACCTGAACAGATGCATCCAAGCTCGAAATTTAAAAGAATGGAATACTCTGGTAAAGGAGACCGACTGTGCAATTTCCTCCGGAGCAGATTCATCTCCACGG GTATATGCTATGCAAGCCGAGGCCTTGTTGAGACTGCACAGACATGAAGAGGCCTACAGAGCCTACCGGAGGGCACCGAATTTTAGCTTTGACTCTTGTACTAAGTGCTTTGGCCTGGCTGGCACCTCTCATTTCTTAATTGGGGCGCAGGTTTATATGGCTGCAGGCAG GTTTGAAGATGCCATAGCAGCAGCTCAGCAAGCAGCTCAACTTGATCCAAGTAACAGGGAGGTCAGCACAGTATTAAAAACTGCTAGAGCTGTAGCATCTGCAAGATTGAGTGGGAACCTGCTATACAATGCATCAAAATTTTCTGAGGCCTGCGCTGCATATAGTGAAGGACTACAATATGACCCTGATAACTCAATTTTACTATGCAACCGAGCAGCTTGTCGATCCAAGCTTAACCAATTTGAAAAGGCCGTGGAAGACTGCACTGCAGCTCTTAGGATTCAGCCTAATTACTGCAAGGCCAGGTTAAGAAGGGCTCATTGCAATGCCAAG CTGGAAAGATGGGAAGCTTCAATTCAAGATTATGAGACGTTGATAAGGGAAAGTCCAGCAGATGAGGAGGTGGGCAGGGCCTTGTTTGAGGCCAAGATTCAACTGAAGAAGCAACGCGGTGAAGACACCAAGGGCATGAAATTTGGTTCTAATTTGGTGTTCATTTCCAGCAATGAACGTTTTAGATACTTCGTAACGTCTCCTG GAATGTCAGTGGTGCTTTTTTGCAACAAAGAGAATCATAAGCAAGTGTTGGAGCTAATGGAGCAAGTCTGCAAGAGATTCCCATCTGTCAACTTTCTTAAG GTGGAGGTAGAAGACCACCCCGACTTAGCAAAGTCAGAGAGCGTAACGTCTCTTCCATCCTTCAAGATATATAAGAACGGATTAAGGGTGAAAGAAATTCCAGGCAACAACTGCGAATTACTGGAAAAATCAGTTAAATTGTACAGCAGTTGA